CGAAGTGTTCTGGACGACCTTCCCCTCTCGGGAGTCAAAGCTGTAGGTCGAAACAATCGTGCGCGCGGGAAATTTGACGTACCGGATCGTCCGGGTCACCTCGACTCTCGGCCCCTCTCCGGAGGGAGGAAGGGGACGAAGAACCTCCCGGACATGAATCTTCCCCCCCAGACCGGTGAAGACTTTCGTAAGAGGACCGGACGGGAAGTACGGAACCGGGTCGGCCATTGCCGTATGGACAAAAAGTCCTCCGATAACCAGAAAAAACCCGATTGCCGCCCGGGACGGGCTCCAAAAACGCCTTTCGACTTTCACCGTCCGAGAGCATCCTTCAAAAGTCGGTTGACTTTCTGGGGGTGTGCTTTTCCCTGGGACTTTTTCATCACCTGTCCGACGAGAAATCCAAACACCCGATCTTTTCCTTCCCTGTAGGACTGAACTTCCGACGGGTTTTCGGAAAGGACTTCCCCGATCCATTCACCAAGTCTCTCCTCTCCGGACTCCTGGGACAGGTTCTTTTCCCGGATCACTGTCTTTGGTGAACGGAGCTCTTCGACACAGATGGAATACACTTCCTTGGCCTGGTTCAGGGACAATCGTTCTTCCATCACCTGCGACACGAGATAGGCGATTTCTCCCGGACAAAGGTCTCCGGACAGTACCGGTGAACCTTTCCGGTTCCATTCGCGCAGGACTTCCGAAAGAAGGAAGTTGACCAGTCGGAAGACACCCTGCTCTTCCGGCCAGGAACCTTCTTTTGCCAGGGAGACGAGCTCGCGCCGGGCCTCTTCGAAATATCCGGAGATCTCCTCTTCCAGAAGAAGCACTTCCGCATCGGACTCCCGGATGCCCAGTTCTTCCGAAAGTTTTCGCACCCTCTCCTGGGGAAGTTCGGGCAGTCTGTCCCGTTCCTCCTGAATCCATGCGGGATCAAGAACCAGAGGGGGAAGGTCGGGTTCCGGAAAATAGCGATAATCCAGTGCCTCTTCCTTTGACCGCATCGTCAAGGTTTTCCCCGTCGCGCTGTCGAAAAGACGGGTTTCACTCACGACACGCTCGCCCTGTCCTAAAAGGGAGGACTGTCGTTCATATTCATAAATGAGGGCCTTCTGGACAAATCGGAAGGAATTCATATTCTTGATTTCCACCTTCGTTCCAAAGGCCGATGTCCCCCGTGGACGAAGCGAAATGTTGGCGTCGCAGCGAAAACTTCCCTCTTCCATGTTGCCGTCGGAGACGCCAATGGCGCGAAGGATCTGCCGGAGTTTTTTCAGATAATCCACCGCCTCCTCCGGGGTCCGGATATCCGGCTCGGACACAATTTCGAGAAGAGGCACCCCCGCACGGTTCAGATCGACGTGGCTCGCCTCTTTGATCCCGGCGTGAAGATTTTTTCCCGCGTCTTCTTCCATGTGGATGCGGTGGAGGCGGATCTCCCGGATTGCATCTCCGCTGCGGACGGAAAGACTGCCTCCCGTCAGGAGGGGATGCGTGTACTGGGAGATCTGGTAGCCTTTGGGGAGATCCGGATAAAAGTAATGCTTGCGGTCGAAAACGCTTCGGGTGTGAATGGTGCAGCCCAACGCAAGCCCCAGACGGATTCCCAGGCGAACGGCCTCCCGGTTCAGGACAGGAAGCACTCCGGGATGACCGAGGCAGACCGGACAAACCAGGGTATTGGGGGAAGCTCCAAAGCGGTTCTCGCAACGGCAAAAAAGCTTCGTTTTGGTCAGCAACTGGGAGTGAACCTCCAGTCCCACAACCATCTCAAAATCGGAGTTCATGCCGCTTCCCCTCCCCCGACTGTCGCAACAGGAGGACGATGGATTCCAACGCCTTCCTCCAGGATGGCTGCCAGACGCAGGAGGCGTCCTTCGGACCAGGCGGGCCCGATCAGCTGGGCTCCGACGGGAAGGCCTTCCGGCGTAGGCCAGGATGGAGCGGACAAGGCGGGCAGACCGGCCAGATTTGCGGAAATGGTGTAGATATCCGAAAGGTACATCGCGAGCGGGTCGGACACTTTTTCTCCGAACAGAAAGGGCGGAGTCGGTGTTGTGGGGGCAAAAATCACGTCCACCTCGTGAAATGCCCGGTCGAACTCTTCCCGGATCAGGGCCTGCACCTGCTGCGCCTTCCTGTAGTACTGGTCCTGATAGCCGGCCGAAAGGGCAAAGGTTCCGAGCAGGATTCGCCGTTTCACCTCTGGTCCGAACCCTTCCTGGCGGGTGTGGGTGTAAAGGTCCCGGATATTTTTCGCCTTGAGCGAACGGTATCCGTACCGGACTCCGTCGTAACGGGAAAGGTTCGATGCCGCCTCGCTCGTTGCGATAATGTAGTAGACATTGATCCCGTATTGCGCCGAAGGAAGCCTGATCGGCCGGAAGACCGCCCCCGCAGCGGCAAGGACATCCTTCGCCCGTTCCAGAGACCCGGCAACAGCCGGGTCCAGACCATCGCCGAAAAACTCTTCCGGCATGCCGATAACCGTTCCCTGCACCTTCCTGCCAAAATCCCGGGCCATCTCGGAGGGGTCCCGGGATTCCACAGTCATGTCACGTCCGTCCGGTCCGGACAAAAGAAGCATCATTTCGAGGGCATCTTCCGCATGCCGGGCGAAAGGCCCGATTTGATCCAGGGAAGACGAAAAGGCCACGAGACCATATCGGGAGATGCGTCCGTATGTCGGCTTGAGTCCAAGGACACCGCAAAACGCCGCAGGCTGCCGGATTGAACCACCGGTATCCGAACCGAGGGCCATCGGAGCCATATCGGCAGCAACAGCCACAGCCGACCCCCCCGATGATCCGCCGGGAACCCTCCGAAGATCCCAGGGGTTCCTCGTGACCCCCATCGCCGAATTCTCCGTGGAACTTCCCATCGCAAACTCGTCCATGTTTGTTTTGCCCAGGACGATCGCACCGGCCTCCAGAAGACGGTCCACGACCGTGGCATTTTCCACCGGCCGAAAATTGGCCAGCATCCTGGACGCACAGGTCGTCGGAAGATCCCGGACGTGCAGATTGTCCTTGATGGCCACGGGGTAGCCATAAAAGGGAGAGGGTGCCGGATTGCGTGCCAGACGGTTGTCCAGCTGGCGGGCGCGATTGATCGCATTGGGATTGACCGACAGAAATGCTCCCAGAGCCTGGTCCTCCCGTTCGATTCTTTCAAGAAACTCCCTCGTCGCCTCTTCAATGGAGAACTGGCGGCTGTCGCGACCCCGGCAGAAAGATGCGATGCCGTCAAAAAGCGGCGTCACAAGCGGTCTCCTGTCGAACGGATCGCGTTTTTTCCGTCCACCTTGACGATCACCGGCCGGTATCCTTTCAGCTCTTCCTCATTGTAATGGGCATAGCAGAAAATGATGACCCTGTCTCCCACCGCCCCTTTCCGGGCTGTTGGACCGTTCAGGCAGACCGTGCCGCTACCGGCCTTTCCGGGAATCACATAGGTGGTAAACCTCTCCCCGTTATTAAGGTTGCTGACAACAACCTGCTCAAACGGAAGGAGTCCGGAGGCTTCCATCAGCTTTTCGTCAAGCGTCAGGCTCCCTTCGTATTCGAGATCGGATTCGGTCACGGTGGCACGATGAATTTTTGAGCGAAGCATGGAGCGAAGCATGGGATCAGCGTCCCTCCTCAAGGATACGTGGTACACGAAAGAACTGGCCGGATTGGTCAGGAGCATTGAACAGGGCTTCGGCGACCGGAATCGATGGTCGGGACAGGTCGTCAGGAAGAGATGTCGGAACCGGATCACCCTCACCGACTTGCAAGCCGGGAGGAGGGAGCTTCAACCGGTTGAGTTTTTCGACATAGTCGAGAATATGGGACAGTTCTCCGGCAAAATGCGACTCCTCTTCCGGAGTCAGGGAAAGACTTGCCAGACGGGCCACATGGAGAACCTGTTCACGGGTCAGATGCACGATATTCATCCTTTCGCATGGAAGAGGACGGACGAAGCCTTCCCTTCCGGGGGAATCTGTCCTCGATCCGGAAAAACGGATTTCCGACAGCCATCCATTATAGCTCAATTTCATCCGGTGCAGAAACTCTCGTTGCACGCTTTTCATCCGTCCACCTGCAGATTGGCAAACCGTTCCAACAGTCGGCGGACGCCTGAACTTTCAAACCGGATGGACAATTCAAGGTCCCCTCCTTCCCCATAGGCCTCCTCCACCCGACCGCGACCAAAACGGGGATGAACGACTGTCTTGCCGATCCATTCCGGGCGCAAGACTCCCGTTGGAGTCGGCGATCCCTTCTCCGGAACAGGCCGGAAATCCCTTCCCGGACGCGAGGGTGCAAGGGGTGGCGGAGAAAAAAACTTCCGCTGGAAAGACTCGGATGTCTGCCGCGGCGCAGATGTCTCTGGGCGAAAGACGGGACGGTCTCCCTGAAAGGCTTCCGGCGGGATGTCGCGAAGAAAACGGGAAGGACGGGGAGATTCCGTCCGGCCGAAAAGCTGCCGGGTCAGACACCAGGTAATGACCAGAGAGTCCCGGGCCCGCGTCATTGCGACATAGAAGAGGCGGCGCTCTTCTTCCACATCCACTTTCTCTCTCGACTTCATCGGAAGGATGTCTTCCTCCGCCCCCACAAGGTAGACGTGTGGAAACTCGAGCCCTTTGGCCTGATGGATGGTAAGAAGGGAAACCCGGTCGGGAGACTCTCCCGGCTCCCCCGGATCTTCCTGTGACAGGGCCAGCTCCTCGAGAAAAACGCCGGTCGGAGTCCGGTCGGTCAGCTCCCCGATCCCGTTTCCGAATCGTTCGGACATCCGGAGAAGCTCTTTCAGATTCTCTTCGCGACCGGGAGCATCTTCTCCAGCCTCTTCCTCCGACACCCATTTCTCGTAACCGGTCCGGGAAAGCCAGAACTGGAGAAGGGAGAGCGGACCGTCACCGCCTCTGGCCATCCGGGACGCTTCCTGAAGATCGTTTGCGAAGGCTCTGGCCGATTCCCGCGCTTTTCCCGACAGATCGAGCGAGAGTCTTTCGAGAAGTTCCCAGGAAGAAAGACCCGGATTTCCAGCCTGCTGATCCAGACGTTCGCGGGCCTTCGCCCCCATCCCTCTCGGGGGAATATTCAGGATCCGGCCCAGGCTGATCCGGTCAAACGGATTGGCCGATACCCTCAGATAGGCCAGCAGATCCCGGATTTCCCGGCGATTGAAAAAACCCTGGACGGCGCCCCGGGTCTGAAAGGGGATCCCCGCTTCGGAAAAGGCCCGGACAAATGGCTGAGCCTGAACATTCATCCGGAAAAGGACCACCTGATCCCGAAACATGGCTCCCCGCTCCACTTTCTCCCGGATGGTACGGGCCACAAATCGGGCTTCCGCCCATTCGCTGTCAAGCTTCTTCAAAAAGACCGGTTCCCCGGGACGTCCGGTCGACACCATGTCTTTCCTGTAGCGCGCGAGGGCCGAGGAAATCATGGAGGAAGCCGCCGTCACAATAGGCCTTGTCGACCTGTAGTTGACCGTGAGGACAACCTGCCGGGCTCCGGGATATTCTTTCGGAAACGACAGGATATGTCCCACTTCGGCACCCCGGAAGCGATAAATACTCTGGTCGTCGTCCCCGACAACCGTCACGTTCTGCCGGTCCCGCGAAAGAAGACGAAGCAGACGTTCCTGCAAGGGATTCGTATCCTGATATTCGTCCACCAGAATGTGCTCGAACTGTCGCTGATAAGACTCGCGCACCTCCGGATCCTGTTCGAGACACCGGACAAGGGTCAGCAAGAGATCGTCAAAATCCAGGGCTTTCTGGAGAGCAAGATTGTCCTGGTAGGCAGCGTAAAGCTCCGCCTGAATACGAAACGGGCCAAAGGATGTCCGGATTGCCTCGGCGGGATCGACGCCCGCAGACTTCCATTTTCCAATCCGGCCGGCCAGCTTTTTCGGATCCACCTCTTTGTCCGACAACCCCTGGCGACCGAGAAGGTCCCGGATCATCTGGAGCTGATCAGGACCGTCAACAATGGTGAACTCCCGGGGAAGGTCCACTCGTTCGGCATGTTGACGGAGCATCCGTGCTGCAACGGAGTGGAAGGTTCCTACCCAGGAAGGACGGGAGGACGGGCGCAGCCGGGAAATTCTGTGCAGAAGCTCGCGGGCCGCCTTGCGGGTAAAGGTGACGACCAGAAGACGTTCCTCGGACCAGCCGTAGCGGTCGAGAAGATAGAGGAGCCTGGCGATGACAACCCGGGTCTTTCCCGATCCGGCGGGAGCGAGCACGAGAAGAGGGCCACCCTCATGGGAAACGGCTTCCTGTTGGGCCGGATTCAGTTCCTCCCGGGTCATGCCGACGAATCTTCGGAAATCCGGGAGATCCAGAGGCCCGGGAAACGGGCCTGGGCATCCTCGCTTTCATCTTTGGCCACAAAGAGAATCGTTCTCCCGTCCGGAGAAAAGGCGGGACGGCAATTTGTCAGTCGGGCAGAGGAATCCACAGGGGCCAGCTTGACAGGAGGTCCTCCCTTCACAAACTGGAGAACCGGTTCCGCCGGCCAGGTCCAGAAGGGTTTGGCATCCGGCTTCGTCCGGAGATAGACAAAGGACTCACCGGTCGGTGACCACACCGGATAGAGATTATACCCGGTCTTGACCACCGTCTGGATATTCCCGGTGGACGAATCCATCAGGGAGATTCCTCTCCCTCCCGCCTCGAGATGGGTTTCGAGAAGAATCTGGTTCCCCCGGGCGGGGGTCATGGGGTAAAAAAACTCCTGGTGATCCGTGAGTCTGTCCGTCTGTCCGGAAACCGGCTGGATCCGGTAAAGGCTGTACCTCCGCGAGGACTTCTGCGATCGGGGATCCCGGGTGTGAAAAAAGATCGTCTGACCGTCCGGACTCCAGGAAAAATGGTCGATGTGCTCGCTGGTCCGGAACAGTTCCCGAACCACCCTGGTCCCGGGATCATACAGGTACAGGAACGATTCCTCCTTGTAGCGGTTTTCGCGAAAGCGCACGATGTAGACAAGCAGATCATCCACCGGAGACCAGTGGAAATCCCCCAGCTCCTCCTGATGGCGATAGCGGTCCTTCGGCCATTCCACCACGTTGACCGGGTTTTCCCCCCCGTTGTCCGCCACCACCAGCTGATCGGCAAGAATCATGCGTTTTGTCGTTTTCCAGAAAAACCGTTTTTCGTAGGGTTTCCAGCGTTGCCTGGAGTTGAGGGCAATCCGTTTTCCCGAAGGGGAGACCTCAATCGTGTTGATCCGGTATTCCTCGATCGGAAAAGGCATCCGGATCACCTGTCCGGTCGTCATGTCCGCCCGATAGAGGCTCCAGCGGGGACCGATGGATTCCCAGGCCGGATCGTCGTAGTGGAAGTAGACGAACCGGCTGTCGGGAGACCAGACAGGAACGAGATCCAGATACCCTCTCCCCCGTTCCCGGTAATTGAGGGCGACGAGATCTCCCTTGATGTCCAGCTTTTCTTCCTGCGTCCGGGCATCCACGACCGTCAGACATCCGAGGTCCCGCAATTCGTTCAGCGCATCCGGATCCGTCAGACGAATATACGAAATCATCTGACCGTCCGGAGAAAACGATGGCAAGAGAATTTCCACTTTTCCGGGAACCAGTTTTTCCGTTTCGACTTTCAAGGACATGATTTTTTTCTCCTTACCCGGAAGCGCCCGACGTTCTATTCCACCGTCACGGACTTGGCCAGGTTCCGGGGTTGATCCACATCATTGCCAAGCGCCGAAGCTACGCGATAGGCGAGAAGCTGCAGTACGCCCGCAGCCTGGAAGATTCCGGACCAGGGCGGGTCGTCCGGCAGTTCGATCCTGTCATCATACCAGATTCCATGCCCTTCTTTGACCACGGTCGGACCGACGGCCAGGACATAACCCCCCCGGGCGCGAATCTCCCGGAGGTTCGAGATTTCCTTGGCCCGCAACAGCCGGTCGACCAGGGGAGCGATGACAGTCACTCCCGGTTCGATGAGAGCGATCGGACCGTGCTTGAGTTCTCCGCCGGGATAACCATCCGCGGGACGATAGGTGATTTCCTTGAACTTCAGGGCACCTTCCAGCGCCAGAGGGTAATCTATTCCCCGTCCGGCAAACATGACCAGACGGGATTCCCTCAGCCTTTCGACGCGGGCGTCCAGCGAGTCCGGCGACAGAGATTCGAGAAAAAGCTCGAGGCGGTGGGGAGCCCTGATCAGGGCATCGGCAAGATCCGTACGGGGAGAATCCTCTCCCAGGGCCAGGGACAGCATCATCAGAAGAGCGACCTGGGCCTGGAACGCCTTTGTGGATGCCACACCGATTTCCGGACCGGCGTGGGTGAGGAGGCACAGATCGCATTCGCGCTCGAGAGAGGAACCGGGGACATTCGAAATTCCCAGCGTCAGAAAACCTGCTCTCCGGGCGGACTCCATCGCGCCAATCGTATCCGCGGTCTCTCCACTCTGGCTGATCCCGATGACCCAGCTTCCCGGGGGAAGAAGGAGTCGCCGGTATCGAAACTCCGAGGCAATCTCCACAAAAGCCGGGATGCCGGCCTGCTCCAGAAAAGCCCTTCCCAAAAGAGCCGCATGCCAGGACGTCCCGCAAGCGACAAATGCAACAACAGGAGGCTTCCCATAAACGGACCGATCCAGTTCCGGCAAGACGGGAGAGACCGACAGACGGTCGGCCAGGGTGTCCATCATCGCACGGGGAGCCTCGAAGATCTCTTTTTCCATGAAATGACGAAAGGCTCCTTTTTCCGCGAAAACCGGGTCCCAGGAAATCGACCGGAGGGAGGAAGGAGGAGCCCATTCCGAAAACGCCTGATCCAGGCGCCCCACCTTGACTTCCTCATGGCGGATCAGGGCAATTGTCCCGTTCTCCATCGAGTGGACCTTGCGGGTAAAGTGGAGGAATGCGGGAATATCCGACGCGGCAAACGTTTCCCCTTCCCCCAGCCCCAGAATCAAGGGAGGTCCATTCCGGACGACAACCAGATCCGCCGGATCGTTCTGGCAGAGAATGGCCAGCGCAAAGCTTCCCTCCACCTGGCCAAGAGCACGCCGCACCGCCTCCGGAAAAACGCCATCCTTTTCATATTCGATCCGGATCAGATGGGACAGAACCTCCGAATCCGTTTCGGAAACACATTCGACTCCCAAAGACCGGAGATAAATCCGGATCGCCTGGTCGTTTTCGACGATTCCGTTGTGCACCAGGACAATCGGTCCCGACTGATGGGGATGGGCATTTTCGAGGGTCACGCCACCATGCGTGGCCCAGCGGATATGGCCGATGGCGGCTCCCGGCTGGGCACTGCGGTCGTTGACCAGATCTTTCAGGACACCGACTTTTCCGACAGCCCGGACGACCGACAAGGCTCCAAAGTCGTCGAAAAAAGCCACACCGCTGGAATCGTACCCCCGATACTCGAGCCGTTCGAGGCCTGAGACCAGGAGCGGGAGAGGAGAACGAAGCCCGGAATACCCGATGATTCCGCACATTTCAGCCCTGCTCCTTTTTCGATTTTTCCTCTGCGAGGCGATTTTTCAGGGCCGTTCCCTTATCCGGCAAGTTCTTTTGCGGAACACGGGAAACGACGAGTGCGCCAGGGGGAACATCCTTGGTCACCGTCGTCCCCGCGGCCACAACCGCACCGTCACCGACCGAAACAGGCGCAACCAGCTGGGTATCGCTTCCAAGAAAGACGTTTCTCCCGATCTTCGTTTCATGTTTTTTGACGCCGTCATAATTGCAGGTGATGGTCCCCGCCCCGATATTGCTCCCCTCTCCGACAGTCGCATCCCCGAGGTACGTCAGATGATTGGCCTTGGCCCCCTGGCCCAGACGCACCTTCTTGGTCTCGACAAAGTTCCCGACATGGGCTCCCCGTTCCAGGTGACTGCCGGGACGCAAATGGGAAAAAGGTCCGACCACCGCATCCTCTTCTACCTCGCTGTCTGTCAGGACGGAATGATCACGCACATGAACCCCGGAGGCGATCCGCACATTCCGGAGATGGCAGGAAAGGCCGATCCGGCAGGATTCGGCAATTGTTGTTTCCCCTTCCAGGATGACCCCCGGGTAAAGGATTGTTCCCGGACCGATCTGGACGGACGGACCGATATATGTTGTGCGCGGATCCCACATCGTGACCCCCCGGTCCATCCAGAAACGGTTGATCTTCCCCTGCAGAAGAATCGCCGCTTCCGCAAGTTCGCTCTGGGAATTGACACCCAGAACAGATTCCGGGCCTGCCTGCCAGGCCCGGACAAGGCGTCCGCTGCCCACGGCAAGAGAGAAAAGGGACGTCAGAAAGCGTTCTTTTTTTTCCGGGTGGGGTTCAACCTGCGGAAGAGAGTCCGCGAGAAAATCCACCGGAATCAGGTAGATACCCGCATTGATTTCCCGAATCTCCCTTTCTCCGGGTCCAAGATCGACCCATTCCCGTACAGCAAGGATATCCCCTTTCCCGGAGCGGATCACTCTCCCGTAGCGTCCCGCATCGGGAAGAGAAGTGGAGACGAACCAGAACGCATCCGGTTCCCGGATGGCGGCTTCGAGAAATCCACCCAGAAGATCCGCGTCGACCAGGGGAGCATCTCCGTTCAGAACCAGAAGATGGGATGCATGCCCTTTCCGGAAATTGGAGGAAAGGATGACCGCCTCCACCGCGCCCAGCGTGCCGTCCATCACATGCTGATGCACCCAGGACACCCCGGGAGGAAGAAGCGACTCGAGAGGCTCCCGGCCCGCGACGACAAAAATGTCGGAGGCGGGCGGCATCATGCGACAGACGGCATCATACGGATAGCGAAGAAGGGGTTCGCCAAGAATGGGGGACGCCATCTTCGGCAAGGGGGAGCGCATGCGGGTTCCAAACCCCGCCGCAAGGATCGCTGCGTCAAAGATCATGCCTGTCTCCCGAAGAGTTCATGTCCGTTTTCATCTCCAGCGTTTCTGTTTCCAGCCGTTCGGGAAGGGAAAGACCTCCGGACAAAATCAGTTTCATCCCCTCCTCGATCGGTATGTTTGTCACCCTGACCCGTTCCGGAGGCAAAAGAGAGTTCACCCCGATATACAGGTTGTTGCTCGGAAAGAAAACCGACGCATACCGTTGCGGGGAATCGTCCAGACGAACCCACCCCGTCAGGAAACCCAGTGTATATGTTCCCTGGGCAGGGTACTCGGCCAGCACCACCTTCCGGAACCCGCGGGTTCCCGAAGGGGAAAAGGATTCCACCATCGTTTTCAGGGTGGCATAGAGCTTTTTGAAAACAGGAATCCGCGACATCCCGTTTTCGACGAACTGGAGAATGCGGTTCCCGAAGACATTCGTTGCCAATGTTCCGGCAAAGAAAATCAAAAGGAGCAGGAGAACGACCCCGAGGCCGGGGATGGTCCTTCCAAAGAACCGGATCAGAAGGGGGTCGAAAAAGGAATCCAGAAAATCAAAAATCCGGTAAAAGATATACAGGGAGAGAGCCGCCGGCAGGATGATCACAAGACCCGTCAGGAAACGGGTGCGGAGGGACGCCTCAATCTTTTTTTTCCGTGATTCAAACCAGTCCACGGTCCCCCACTTCCTTCCGGAGATGACTTCTGATCCCGTTTATCCCGGTGGCGTGCCGCCTGCCCGGACATCGGGATCCATCTTAACCCGTCCTGTCGAATTCCCGCAAGAATCATGCGTTTCCGCGCAAAACACTTTCGAGTGGGCGTCCGTGCATTTTCCCTGATAGAATGGTGTCCGTTTTCGTCCCCATGGCGTCCCATCCCGGAGAGAACTGATGAACAGCCCAATTCCTGTCCGACCGTCATCACGGGTTCGTCCCTGCTCTGTAATGTTTGTCTCCTTCTTCCTTCTGTTTTTTTCGTGTCCGTCGTTCGGGGAGGGCCTGGGCGATCTTCTGGGGAACCAGCCACCGGTCGAGCTGGACCTGATGTCCGGTTTTTACAACTGGAGCTACCGGGAGTCCGCCGGGGACAGCGACTCCGCCGGAATGATTCCGGTCAGGGGAAGAGTGCTTGCCTACTGGCAGCATCTGGTGATCGGAGCGGATCTCGGGTATATGTCAACCTTTGGGGGAACTTACCACGGCGCCCTTCAGAATCTTTCCACCGGTTCAACAACCCCTTTCACATCGTCCATGGCCGAGACCATGTTTCAGGGAGCCCTCCACGCCGGAATCACCTGGACCGGTCTGAATACGCGCTGGGATCTGTGGGGATCTGCCGGGTATCATGAACAGGTCTGGATGACACCTGCTCCGGACGGATACGAAGAGGCCTACCACATCCCCTATCTGGGAATCACTGTGTATGAACAGACCCCTGTGACCGATCAGTTTCTCTTTTTCTCGGAGGCCGGCGTGCGTTCGGGGATTTCTCCCTCGATCACCATTGGTCTTTTTAACAACCCCACCCTGAATCTGAATGGGGCCATCAACGTTCACGGCCGGATCGGGTTCCGGTACTTTTTCACTTCCGAATGGGGACTTTCTCTGGCGATGGACTACAGCAACTGGGCCTTTACCCACAGTGCCCCCTACACAGTCCCGGGGAGCAATCCCCAGGTCCAGCTCCAGGAACCCGATTCCACGACAACCTGGTGGGGCCCGGAGGCCGGGCTCACCTTCTTTTTCTGATGCCGGCCTCCTTTCCGGCTTTTCAGGACGGACGGATCAGCGAAATGGATGGCACACAGCAAGCTGACTCCCCGGACGTGGACTCCGCTTCCCCGAAAACAGGAATCCCTTCCAGAGTCTGATACGCCTCCCAGGCCAGACCCTGGGGATCCACAGTCCAGTGCTTGTC
The sequence above is drawn from the Leptospirillum ferriphilum ML-04 genome and encodes:
- a CDS encoding ATP-dependent helicase; this encodes MTREELNPAQQEAVSHEGGPLLVLAPAGSGKTRVVIARLLYLLDRYGWSEERLLVVTFTRKAARELLHRISRLRPSSRPSWVGTFHSVAARMLRQHAERVDLPREFTIVDGPDQLQMIRDLLGRQGLSDKEVDPKKLAGRIGKWKSAGVDPAEAIRTSFGPFRIQAELYAAYQDNLALQKALDFDDLLLTLVRCLEQDPEVRESYQRQFEHILVDEYQDTNPLQERLLRLLSRDRQNVTVVGDDDQSIYRFRGAEVGHILSFPKEYPGARQVVLTVNYRSTRPIVTAASSMISSALARYRKDMVSTGRPGEPVFLKKLDSEWAEARFVARTIREKVERGAMFRDQVVLFRMNVQAQPFVRAFSEAGIPFQTRGAVQGFFNRREIRDLLAYLRVSANPFDRISLGRILNIPPRGMGAKARERLDQQAGNPGLSSWELLERLSLDLSGKARESARAFANDLQEASRMARGGDGPLSLLQFWLSRTGYEKWVSEEEAGEDAPGREENLKELLRMSERFGNGIGELTDRTPTGVFLEELALSQEDPGEPGESPDRVSLLTIHQAKGLEFPHVYLVGAEEDILPMKSREKVDVEEERRLFYVAMTRARDSLVITWCLTRQLFGRTESPRPSRFLRDIPPEAFQGDRPVFRPETSAPRQTSESFQRKFFSPPPLAPSRPGRDFRPVPEKGSPTPTGVLRPEWIGKTVVHPRFGRGRVEEAYGEGGDLELSIRFESSGVRRLLERFANLQVDG
- the gatC gene encoding Asp-tRNA(Asn)/Glu-tRNA(Gln) amidotransferase subunit GatC, which codes for MKSVQREFLHRMKLSYNGWLSEIRFSGSRTDSPGREGFVRPLPCERMNIVHLTREQVLHVARLASLSLTPEEESHFAGELSHILDYVEKLNRLKLPPPGLQVGEGDPVPTSLPDDLSRPSIPVAEALFNAPDQSGQFFRVPRILEEGR
- the panD gene encoding aspartate 1-decarboxylase; its protein translation is MLRSMLRSKIHRATVTESDLEYEGSLTLDEKLMEASGLLPFEQVVVSNLNNGERFTTYVIPGKAGSGTVCLNGPTARKGAVGDRVIIFCYAHYNEEELKGYRPVIVKVDGKNAIRSTGDRL
- a CDS encoding PD40 domain-containing protein, whose amino-acid sequence is MSLKVETEKLVPGKVEILLPSFSPDGQMISYIRLTDPDALNELRDLGCLTVVDARTQEEKLDIKGDLVALNYRERGRGYLDLVPVWSPDSRFVYFHYDDPAWESIGPRWSLYRADMTTGQVIRMPFPIEEYRINTIEVSPSGKRIALNSRQRWKPYEKRFFWKTTKRMILADQLVVADNGGENPVNVVEWPKDRYRHQEELGDFHWSPVDDLLVYIVRFRENRYKEESFLYLYDPGTRVVRELFRTSEHIDHFSWSPDGQTIFFHTRDPRSQKSSRRYSLYRIQPVSGQTDRLTDHQEFFYPMTPARGNQILLETHLEAGGRGISLMDSSTGNIQTVVKTGYNLYPVWSPTGESFVYLRTKPDAKPFWTWPAEPVLQFVKGGPPVKLAPVDSSARLTNCRPAFSPDGRTILFVAKDESEDAQARFPGLWISRISEDSSA
- the gatA gene encoding Asp-tRNA(Asn)/Glu-tRNA(Gln) amidotransferase subunit GatA is translated as MTPLFDGIASFCRGRDSRQFSIEEATREFLERIEREDQALGAFLSVNPNAINRARQLDNRLARNPAPSPFYGYPVAIKDNLHVRDLPTTCASRMLANFRPVENATVVDRLLEAGAIVLGKTNMDEFAMGSSTENSAMGVTRNPWDLRRVPGGSSGGSAVAVAADMAPMALGSDTGGSIRQPAAFCGVLGLKPTYGRISRYGLVAFSSSLDQIGPFARHAEDALEMMLLLSGPDGRDMTVESRDPSEMARDFGRKVQGTVIGMPEEFFGDGLDPAVAGSLERAKDVLAAAGAVFRPIRLPSAQYGINVYYIIATSEAASNLSRYDGVRYGYRSLKAKNIRDLYTHTRQEGFGPEVKRRILLGTFALSAGYQDQYYRKAQQVQALIREEFDRAFHEVDVIFAPTTPTPPFLFGEKVSDPLAMYLSDIYTISANLAGLPALSAPSWPTPEGLPVGAQLIGPAWSEGRLLRLAAILEEGVGIHRPPVATVGGGEAA
- the gatB gene encoding Asp-tRNA(Asn)/Glu-tRNA(Gln) amidotransferase subunit GatB, whose product is MNSDFEMVVGLEVHSQLLTKTKLFCRCENRFGASPNTLVCPVCLGHPGVLPVLNREAVRLGIRLGLALGCTIHTRSVFDRKHYFYPDLPKGYQISQYTHPLLTGGSLSVRSGDAIREIRLHRIHMEEDAGKNLHAGIKEASHVDLNRAGVPLLEIVSEPDIRTPEEAVDYLKKLRQILRAIGVSDGNMEEGSFRCDANISLRPRGTSAFGTKVEIKNMNSFRFVQKALIYEYERQSSLLGQGERVVSETRLFDSATGKTLTMRSKEEALDYRYFPEPDLPPLVLDPAWIQEERDRLPELPQERVRKLSEELGIRESDAEVLLLEEEISGYFEEARRELVSLAKEGSWPEEQGVFRLVNFLLSEVLREWNRKGSPVLSGDLCPGEIAYLVSQVMEERLSLNQAKEVYSICVEELRSPKTVIREKNLSQESGEERLGEWIGEVLSENPSEVQSYREGKDRVFGFLVGQVMKKSQGKAHPQKVNRLLKDALGR